TCCAAAAGGCTAATCtgcttttccaaattgcctgtagtgtaagttcgctatatggacaaaagtatttggccaaacctgttaatttttaaattcaagtgtttcaatcaggtcccttctccccagtgaagggcaatcttaatgcctCGGCATCCCAAAAAAATCTTGGACATCTTGTTGTGCTTCCAACTTcgtggcaacagtttggaaaAGGCCTTTTCCTATTCTGACATGACTGAGCCTCCGTGCACAAAGCAATGActttaaagacatggtttgataagTTCGCTGTGGAAAAACTTGACtgacctgcacagagccctgacctcaaccccattgagcacctttgggatgaactgggaTGGAGATTGCAAGTCGGGTCTTCTTGTCCAACATGAGTGCCTGACCTTATAAATGCTCTATAGAATGAATGggcatgaattcccacagaaacactccacaATCTTGtagacagccttccaagaaaagTGGAAGCTGTTAAAGTTGCACAAGGGGACAAAGTTGCACAgaatgtaccccacctcatgccctcctgggataggctccaggcctcccacaaccctgtataaaggataaagcagtatatacCATGATTGATTGTCCAATTGAGATGAGTGTGTCTTGCATAGGTatttaaagtattattattagtatctTCTGCTGTAATAAGAATgcttagattatttttttctttccccatgGTAGTTGTGTATCTTGGGTTGATGGATCCGGAATGGGATTTTCTCTAGATTATCCCTCCATCAGCCTCCATGCCATCTCCCGTGACCTGACCACATATCCTGCAGAACATCTGTACATCCAGGTCAACACCAAGCATCAAGGTATAAAGGAATAAATGCAAAATGAGGACTAATCTGGTTCAGCATGAAACATAAAGTtagatgttttatttgtattgtatttttgaCCAGGTGTGTTATTAGGTAAAAGTGATGAAAAGTACGGAAAAAGAAATGGCCACAGACCTACACGGAGTCGAATAACAACCTCTTAAACTCAGTTAGGTGTTTCTAAAAATGAACGAGTGTATTAAAGTAGTATTCTTTAAATTGTGGTTTTTGCCATGACGTTAGACTGTGGAATATCCGTATTAACCCTGTAATTAGGCTTAACAGCGCAAATGCATGCATAATCACAGCTTTTACAGTTCAGTCTGTACACAGACATGGTTCAGTGTGTGGTCTTGATAAACGCAGCCTTCCTATCCTGCgcttaacttttctttttttttcttttttttttttttacatataaatgagCCTTTCTGGTGGTCTAACAGTCCTCCAACctccagtacagcacagttttaagcatttcttctattactacttttttttattactacggagaaacatgttttattttttatatgtagtCCAGATAAGTAAAATTTCCTTTATAGGAATGGTTGAGATAAGCAGTTAACATTACTTAATGGCATGTCTGAACAGTTACACTTTTTTAAAGCTGCTTATTTCTGGTTAAGAATAAGATGATTTGACTTGGTTATATTTTTCTTCATAGTAGGGCTTCATGTTATAACTGGACTAGTGCCATAGACTAATGTTTTGACTGGATGGTCTCTGTGGATTATATTGTAAGATGATTCTAAGGCTGAGGAAGTGAAAGCAAGGAAGAAGGCAGATGGAAGCAGTGATGAGGACGAGGAtgaagaggatgatgatgaggatggtcAGGATGGTGATGATTTCTCTTCAGGCGCATTCACAGAGATCCGGTTTGTTCCAAACAATAAAGCATCACGTAAGTGTTTCTCTGATAGCATTACAAAATGGTTCATTTTGTCAGTTTTCTCACTGCCCCCTATTTCTTTTGTGCGGCAGTGGAGAAGATGTTCACGGCCATGTCCGAATGCCAAGCCCTGCATCCTGACCCTGACGACTCTGACTCAGATTTTGATGGTGACGAGTACGATGTCGAGGAAGCTGGTAAGtctttacataaaatatttattttggaaaCGCAGATTATTACAATGCAGCATGTGTTTTACTAGTAATGTTTCCTAATGTAACCGGGTAATAGAGCAAGGCCAGATCGATCTGCCAACGTATTACTCATTCGAGGAGGGCATGTCTCAGCTGAACATTGAAGGACAGGCTTCATTGGAGAGGTTGGAAGGGATGCTGGATCACTCCTCAGGCCCACAACGCTGCATGGCTGGAGTCAAGACCGAGGATGCAGCAACTACACTAGatggtttaatacactttgacAACATTTTCTTTGATTTCATGTAATGTGGTGGCCATATTGGGGATTTTATCAACCCTCTGGTTTTagttaatgtttattaaattcatTCTTTATCATATTTTCTCAAACCTAGCTTCTGTGAAGTCCCCTAGCAACATGTGGTTAAGTACTCAAGGCcactttataaaaaattacatttgggCCTTAACCCAAGCCTTCTTAAGTGATGTCCAAATTTTCTGTGGTTTGTTCCAGATCCCGTTTCAAGACCAAAGCAGTTTTAGGGTAAAACtagcttttatttataaactttaaaaatatttcttctCTCACAGAGGACGTGAAGACAGACCCTGGTGCTCTGGTAGCCTCGGGGCAGTTTGATGACGCTGACGTTGACCACTGGTAAGCTTTGCTGTTGgaatgtaatatttaatgtcTGTTATATGTAAGAAATTACATGGCATATTTTGACATTAGAAAACCTGTTAAGACACTGCAAAAGTTGTCGCACCCTGAAGAGGCAGTTTAGTTTATACTTGCC
The sequence above is drawn from the Clarias gariepinus isolate MV-2021 ecotype Netherlands chromosome 17, CGAR_prim_01v2, whole genome shotgun sequence genome and encodes:
- the LOC128545419 gene encoding methylosome subunit pICln-like isoform X2, which produces MVVLQKVSPPKEGVRHEEVEITAVLDGKRLGSGTLCVAESCVSWVDGSGMGFSLDYPSISLHAISRDLTTYPAEHLYIQVNTKHQDDSKAEEVKARKKADGSSDEDEDEEDDDEDGQDGDDFSSGAFTEIRFVPNNKASLEKMFTAMSECQALHPDPDDSDSDFDGDEYDVEEAEQGQIDLPTYYSFEEGMSQLNIEGQASLERLEGMLDHSSGPQRCMAGVKTEDAATTLDEDVKTDPGALVASGQFDDADVDH
- the LOC128545419 gene encoding methylosome subunit pICln-like isoform X1, translated to MVVLQKVSPPKEGVRHEEVEITAVLDGKRLGSGTLCVAESCVSWVDGSGMGFSLDYPSISLHAISRDLTTYPAEHLYIQVNTKHQDDSKAEEVKARKKADGSSDEDEDEEDDDEDGQDGDDFSSGAFTEIRFVPNNKASLEKMFTAMSECQALHPDPDDSDSDFDGDEYDVEEAEQGQIDLPTYYSFEEGMSQLNIEGQASLERLEGMLDHSSGPQRCMAGVKTEDAATTLDEDVKTDPGALVASGQFDDADVDHW